The Thamnophis elegans isolate rThaEle1 chromosome Z, rThaEle1.pri, whole genome shotgun sequence genome contains a region encoding:
- the ZNF804B gene encoding zinc finger protein 804B has product MACYLVISSRHLSNGHYRGIKGIFRGPLRKNGSDTADFAEKEKAAARALEDVKANFYCELCDKQYHKHHEFDNHINSYDHAHKQRLKELKQREFARNVASKSWKDEKKQEKALKRLHQLAELRKQSECVAGCRPMFKSPQVVVEQPQQQAQDTFLLAQEDIAKTADEAKSSTSHHSEKLQEPLLNKDQSCIERHRLLKNHMSPAFPCSMNACNRTGVSFSFSKKVHLKLESSASVFSENVEEAHDHIGSPKQKLNQAAKECYTCTHMSSKRKTNVQKRLSTLHDQRDSPELYSLAGKNKPHKENNHNRNRESLETHLPFYKEKQHSLDLECPSSPDIKSRQLVKTRKSIQSFITSQCQPTSACLQQTDYRHSNILLTECDSEFSGQQSSEGEHSCAIHFNPCIFKCSPDSSKNLASDNETSKNDGLVHEIKPKPFPFLHVLSKDGSKAFHWPIELLLFTKTEPSISYGCNPLYFDFRLPISSKDNGQHEVNPDVSIEYSRTMDIDENHVLDLTKKQQLSIRKDNILKPKKNSALYLKKCQPKLYKEKENKINCTAPKYISDDLNENIPNVPAHLDCSQRHCTIATSHHTEMCMRSLAQHFHNCETTIQDEVGENVCIYPLASRAKKEKCGKCDLMYSQEQTNLDLVTCTSNINESGKDMLLGCKLDCPDECLEKENNVSFANDFWKFCPLQKPWSDRQSNYSDISTNSESSDTSCYCNHRSNNHSRGNLPFCCKRKHKSIGRQKCKHQKHNCISSSDEADVDCFIHKKSQRPADCTQRNTIKCQRYLRYGHLLQRERAKQSRNRYPVCKHSRSRCTSSQGSCIHDSGNSDTSSCSTQSRGNNSGLLMKESVNIWNKHKKTMRTGEEKKPCSAHSENQNVNCSSKHKHGICSVNWLEKEAARQKSLTAKLLLQKVKSKRNQGQIGSTGSFSEACRIDAPCNVPGTSSMESETTLPSQENKHSADMNCVWNHETGEVENNRNQGLTLDNIMGDTTYNNCLLQNLIQRGTTYQTLNMEASTTIKEKTDHLTDETQVLLPMTGDFPGAFVSHRYSLAPNFTDTKEEYNARADLHQAEEELNYFPDNTMHKFNETEYETDLYNKCISPPLSQHPIIFSPDEIDKYRFLQLQAQQHMQKQLVAKHLKVLPTTEPATFSASPAVQPVPIQQHTSVATLHQTFLQSLALSNGTHPHSSNLTHIHPFSQAHLAPVSIPPFASTFLPTHAALLSGYPFHLVSATPIHPVTQLAIPSLPPTAFIPTWFTPPLNATASSTMHFNPLIHPFFQGQKLPPYS; this is encoded by the exons AGATTGAAAGAGCTGAAACAAAGGGAATTTGCACGAAATGTGGCTTCAAAATCCTGGAAGGATGAAAAGAAGCAGGAGAAAGCTCTCAAACGACTTCATCAGCTGGCTGAGTTGCGGAAGCAGTCAGAATG TGTTGCCGGATGCAGACCCATGTTTAAAAGTCCCCAGGTAGTTGTAGAACAACCACAGCAACAAGCACAAGACACTTTTCTCTTAGCTCAAGAAGACATTGCCAAGACTGCAGATGAAGCGAAAAGCTCCACCAGCCACCATTCAGAAAAGCTACAGGAACCTTTGCTAAACAAGGATCAATCGTGCATAGAGAGACACCGTTTGCTTAAAAACCATATGTCTCCAGCATTCCCCTGCAGCATGAACGCTTGTAACAGGACAGGGGTgtccttttccttttctaaaaaaGTCCACTTGAAGCTTGAGTCATCAGCATCTGTCTTCAGTGAGAATGTGGAAGAAGCACATGACCACATTGGGTCACCaaagcaaaaattgaatcaagcTGCCAAGGAATGTTACACTTGCACACATATGAGTAGCAAAAGGAAAACCAATGTGCAAAAGAGATTAAGCACACTTCATGACCAGCGAGACAGCCCGGAATTATACAGTCTGGCTGGAAAAAATAAACCACATAAAGAAAATAACCATAACCGTAACAGAGAATCATTGGAAACTCACCTTCCATTTTATAAGGAGAAACAGCATTCTCTAGATTTGGAATGTCCCAGCTCTCCTGACATAAAATCAAGACAGTTGGTCAAGACACGGAAATCTATACAAAGTTTCATCACATCTCAATGCCAACCTACCAGTGCTTGTCTACAGCAAACAGATTACAGACACAGCAACATCTTGCTAACAGAATGTGACTCTGAATTTTCAGGCCAACAGTCATCTGAAGGAGAACATTCATGTGCAATACACTTTAATCCCTGTATATTCAAATGCTCTCCCGATTCTTCAAAAAATTTGGCTTCAGATAACGAAACATCAAAAAATGATGGTTTGGTTCATGAAATTAAGCCTAAACCATTTCCTTTTCTTCACGTACTGAGTAAAGATGGCAGTAAAGCCTTCCATTGGCCCATAGAACTTCTTTTGTTTACAAAAACAGAACCTTCTATTTCTTATGGCTGCAATCCATTATATTTTGACTTTAGACTTCCCATATCCAGTAAAGACAATGGGCAGCATGAAGTCAATCCAGATGTTTCTATAGAGTATTCAAGAACTATGGATATAGATGAAAATCATGTTTTGGATCTTACTAAGAAGCAGCAATTGTCCATTAGAAAAGATaacattttaaagccaaagaagAACAGTGCTCTGTATCTCAAAAAGTGTCAGCCAAAATtatataaagagaaagaaaataaaataaattgtactgCTCCAAAATACATTTCAGATGATTTGAATGAAAATATACCCAATGTGCCTGCTCACCTTGATTGCTCACAAAGGCATTGTACAATAGCAACAAGTCACCATACAGAAATGTGTATGAGATCTTTAGCACAACACTTTCATAACTGTGAAACAACGATACAGGATGAAGTTGGTGAAAATGTTTGCATTTATCCTTTGGCGTCTAgggcaaaaaaggaaaaatgtggaAAATGTGATTTAATGTATTCCCAGGAGCAAACCAATCTGGATTTGGTCACTTGTACAAGTAACATAAACGAAAGTGGAAAAGATATGCTTCTTGGTTGTAAGTTAGACTGCCCTGATGAATGcttagaaaaggaaaacaatgtgAGTTTTGCTAATGATTTTTGGAAATTCTGCCCTTTGCAAAAACCCTGGTCTGACAGACAGTCTAATTATTCTGACATCTCCACCAATAGTGAGAGTAGCGACACAAGTTGCTACTGTAATCATAGATCAAACAATCATAGTAGAGGTAATCTGCCTTTTTGTTGCAAAAGGAAACACAAGTCAATTGGAAGACAGAAATGTAAACACCAAAAGCACAACTGCATTTCCTCTTCTGATGAAGCAGACGTGGACTGCTTTATCCACAAAAAAAGCCAGCGCCCTGCAGATTGTACTCAGAGGAATACAATAAAATGCCAGCGATATTTGAGATATGGGCATTTGCTACAAAGAGAAAGAGCAAAGCAAAGTAGAAATAGATACCCTGTCTGTAAACACAGTAGAAGCAGATGTACCAGCTCCCAAGGTTCTTGCATCCATGATTCAGGAAACAGTGACACATCATCATGTTCCACTCAATCTAGAGGTAACAATTCAGGATTGTTGATGAAGGAATCAGTGAATATCTGGAACAAACACAAAAAGACTATGAGAACAGgcgaagaaaaaaaaccctgctctGCTCATTCAGAGAATCAGAATGTGAACTGTTCCTCTAAGCATAAGCATGGAATTTGCTCTGTCAACTGGTTAGAAAAGGAAGCAGCAAGACAGAAGTCACTAACTGCCAAGCTACTTTTACAAAAGGTAAAATCCAAAAGAAACCAGGGGCAAATTGGAAGCACTGGGAGCTTTTCGGAGGCTTGCAGGATAGATGCCCCCTGTAATGTGCCTGGCACATCTTCCATGGAGAGTGAAACAACACTGCCTTCGCAGGAGAACAAACACAGTGCTGACATGAACTGTGTGTGGAATCATGAAACTGGGGAAGTGGAAAACAACAGAAACCAAGGTTTGACTCTAGATAATATTATGGGTGACACTACCTACAATAATTGCCTGCTCCAAAACTTAATTCAAAGAGGAACCACCTACCAAACCCTAAATATGGAAGCCAGCACAACAATAAAAGAGAAGACAGATCACTTAACCGATGAAACACAAGTTCTTCTGCCAATGACAGGTGATTTTCCTGGTGCTTTTGTTTCTCATAGGTATTCTCTTGCTCCAAATTTTACTGACACCAAAGAAGAATACAATGCAAGGGCTGACTTGCATCAAGCAGAAGAGGAGCTAAACTATTTCCCTGACAACACTATGCATAAATTCAATGAAACAGAATATGAGACTGACCTTTATAATAAGTGCATCTCCCCCCCTTTGTCACAACATCCTATAATATTTTCCCCTGATGAAATAGATAAATACAGGTTTCTACAGCTACAGGCCCAGCAGCACATGCAGAAACAACTTGTAGCAAAACATCTCAAGGTTCTGCCTACTACTGAACCAGCCACATTCTCTGCATCTCCAGCAGTTCAGCCTGTTCCAATCCAGCAGCACACTTCTGTTGCCACCCTCCACCAAACCTTTTTGCAAAGCTTGGCTTTGTCCAATGGGACTCATCCACACAGCAGTAATCTAACCCATATACATCCATTCTCACAGGCTCACCTTGCGCCCGTATCAATTCCGCCATTTGCTTCAACCTTCTTGCCAACTCACGCAGCGCTATTGTCTGGTTATCCTTTCCACTTGGTATCAGCCACTCCTATTCATCCTGTCACCCAACTGGCAATCCCATCCCTGCCTCCTACTGCCTTTATTCCTACTTGGTTCACTCCACCACTGAATGCAACTGCATCTTCCACAATGCATTTCAATCCTTTAATTCATCCATTTTTCCAGGGGCAGAAACTTCCACCTTATTCTTGA